GCAGTGAGATGGATACTTTTGACCTTTCATTGATTTGGGCGGTGATCATTGCCTTTGGCGTCATGATGTATGTGCTGATGGATGGTTTCGATCTCGGCGTAGGCATCCTGTTTCCCTTCGCACCCGATGAGCAGGCACGGGATGTCATGATGAACTCGGTAGCACCGGTCTGGGACGGTAACGAAACCTGGCTGATACTCGGTGGTGCCGGGCTATTGGCTGCCTTCCCGCTGGTCTATTCAGTGCTGTTGCCGGCTCTGTATATCGGCGTTTTCCTGCTGCTGGCCGGGCTGATCTTCCGCGGCGTAGCCTTCGAGTTTCGCTTCAAGGCAAGAAGCTCCCGCTATTTGTGGAACTGGGCTTTCGCCGGTGGTTCAATCGTTGCCGCTTTTGCCCAGGGCGCCGTGGTGGGTGCCTATATCCAGGGCTTTGCCACCGAAGGCAAGGTATTTGTCGGCGGCCCTTTCGACTGGCTGACACCCTTCACCGTGTTAACGGGTTTGGGCTTGCTGGCCGGTTACGCACTGCTTGGCTGCACCTGGATGATCATGAAATCCGAAGGCTATATTCAGGCCTGGGCACGCCGCCTGGCACCGCGTCTGCTGGCGGCAGTGCTGTTGGTTTTCGTGATCATCAGTGTATGGACACCGACAGTCGACCCGACCGCTTACGAGCGCTGGTTTTCGGCGATTCAGGTTATCTGGATTCTGCCTGTATTGGTGGGGCTGTGCGCCTGGCAAATTTTCCGCAGCCTGCGCAAGCAGAGCGATGCCATGCCCTTTGTTGCCACCATGGGACTGTTCGTCTTTACCTATCTCGGCCTGCTGGTCACCAAGTGGCCCTACGTAGTCCCACCCAACCACACGCTGTGGGACGCGGCTTCGGCGCCGGAATCCCAATTGTTCCTGCTGCTCGGGGTACTCTTCGTGATTCCCATCGTACTGACCTATACCGCCTGGACCTACTGGGTCTTCCGCGGCAAGATCAAGGCCGGTGACGGCTATCACTAGCGACGCACGCAAGCTGGTCAGCCGGCGCTGGCTGGCGCACTACCAA
This sequence is a window from Halopseudomonas salegens. Protein-coding genes within it:
- the cydB gene encoding cytochrome d ubiquinol oxidase subunit II, translating into MDTFDLSLIWAVIIAFGVMMYVLMDGFDLGVGILFPFAPDEQARDVMMNSVAPVWDGNETWLILGGAGLLAAFPLVYSVLLPALYIGVFLLLAGLIFRGVAFEFRFKARSSRYLWNWAFAGGSIVAAFAQGAVVGAYIQGFATEGKVFVGGPFDWLTPFTVLTGLGLLAGYALLGCTWMIMKSEGYIQAWARRLAPRLLAAVLLVFVIISVWTPTVDPTAYERWFSAIQVIWILPVLVGLCAWQIFRSLRKQSDAMPFVATMGLFVFTYLGLLVTKWPYVVPPNHTLWDAASAPESQLFLLLGVLFVIPIVLTYTAWTYWVFRGKIKAGDGYH